From one Lolium rigidum isolate FL_2022 chromosome 4, APGP_CSIRO_Lrig_0.1, whole genome shotgun sequence genomic stretch:
- the LOC124646651 gene encoding uncharacterized protein LOC124646651 — protein MVGGSGEGAAMSSPGSSPGGGSGSGGGAKRGRDPEEDVYVDNLNSHKRYLSEIMASSLNGLSVGDSLADNIMESPARSESPSCVRDEIISQYSPMSEDSDDYRYYDTQLNPNGSQGDAMVSPSTSPMSSPHRFQKPQAGFLPSTPSYSLPSCSLSSVACSHPRRGSENEGRFPSSPNDMCHGADLRRTALLRSVHMRVHGPHAYDMSFSGRQEQEHVHEHEDEHGHEHHVHVHEDEHGHEHLVDLDRSDRPSCRKSIDHEATGYQGAENSYGRQEHDIDYIDRCTSDDVLNSLKFKEDGTQGNSDDSDASMDKNR, from the exons ATGGTGGGCGGCAGCGGCGAGGGGGCGGCAATGTCGTCGCCTGGCTCCTcccccggcggcggcagcggcagcggcggcggtgcaAAGCGCGGTAGGGATCCGGAAGAGGACGTGTACGTCGACAACCTCAACTCCCACAAGCGGTACCTCAGCGAG ATAATGGCGTCCAGCCTGAATGGGCTGTCTGTTGGGGATTCACTCGCTGACAATATAATGGAGTCCCCTGCCAGGTCGGAGAGCCCCtcctgcgtcag GGACGAAATAATCTCCCAATACTCACCAATGTCCGAAGACTCAGATGACTACCGGTACTACGACACGCAATTAAACCCTAATGGGAGTCAAGGCGATGCAATGGTCAGCCCTTCAACTAGTCCAATGTCATCTCCTCACCGGTTCCAGAAGCCACAAGCTGGTTTCCTACCATCAACCCCATCATACTCTCTCCCCAGCTGCTCTCTCTCATCTGTGGCCTGCTCTCACCCTCGCCGTGGCTCCGAAAACGAAGGCCGGTTCCCATCTTCCCCAAATGACATGTGCCACGGTGCAGACCTCAGACGAACAGCGCTCCTGAGGTCGGTGCATATGAGGGTGCATGGTCCCCACGCATATGATATGTCATTCAGCGGCCGACAAGAGCAAGAACATGTCCATGAGCATGAAGATGAACATGGTCATGAACATCACGTTCATGTGCATGAAGATGAACATGGTCATGAACATCTGGTGGATTTGGACAGGTCAGACAGACCATCTTGCAGGAAATCAATCGACCATGAAGCTACTGGCTACCAGGGTGCTGAAAACAGCTACGGGCGACAGGAGCACGATATAGATTACATTGACCGCTGCACATCTGATGATGTCCTGAATAGTCTCAAGTTCAAGGAAGATGGTACCCAAGGTAATTCTGATGATTCTGATGCCAGCATGGATAAAAATAGATAG
- the LOC124708478 gene encoding protein disulfide isomerase-like 2-1, whose translation MAIPQISRGTLLPVLLLLAAAALSPAAADGDEVLALTESTFEKEVGQDRGALVEFYAPWCGHCKKLAPEYEQLAASFKKAKSVLIAKVDCDEHKSVCSKYGVSGYPTIQWFPKGSLEPKKYEGQRTAEALAEYVNSEAATNVKIAATPSSVVILTEDTFDSVVLDETKDVLVEFYAPWCGHCKSLAPIYEKVASVFKHDEGVVIANLDADKYTKLAEKYGVSGFPTLKFFPKSSKAGEEYEGGRDLDDFVKFINEKSGTSRDSKGQLTSEAGLVASLESLVKDFHNAADDKRKEALSKLEEEAAKLSGSAAKHGKIYVNIAKKIVQKGSDYTKKETERLHRILEKSSISPSKADEFAIKKNILSIFSS comes from the exons ATGGCGATCCCTCAGATCTCCCGCGGAACCCtcctccccgtcctcctcctcctcgccgccgcggcgctctcgccggccgccgccgatggagACGAGGTGCTGGCCCTCACCGAGTCAACCTTCGAGAAGGAGGTCGGCCAGGACCGCGGagcgctcgtcgagttctacgCTCCCTG GTGTGGACACTGCAAGAAGCTTGCTCCAGAATACGAGCAGCTTGCTGCAAGTTTTAAGAAAGCTAAATCAGTATTGATTGCGAAG GTTGACTGCGATGAGCACAAGAGTGTGTGCAGCAAGTACGGAGTTTCTGGCTACCCAACAATCCAATGGTTTCCCAAAGGTTCCTTGGAGCCCAAGAA GTATGAAGGTCAACGTACTGCTGAAGCCCTTGCGGAATATGTTAACTCTGAAGCAG CCACCAATGTAAAGATAGCAGCAACTCCTTCAAGTGTGGTGATTCTGACTGAGGACACCTTTGACTCGGTTGTCCTTGATGAAACCAAAGATGTCCTTGTTGAGTTCTATGCCCCATG GTGTGGTCATTGCAAGAGTCTTGCTCCG ATATATGAGAAGGTGGCATCTGTTTTCAAGCACGATGAGGGTGTTGTGATTGCCAACCTTGATGCTGACAAATACACAAAATTGGCTGAGAA GTATGGAGTTTCTGGTTTTCCCACTTTGAAGTTCTTCCCGAAGAGCAGCAAAGCTGGTGAAGAGTATGAGGGCGGGCGGGACTTGGATGACTTTGTCAAGTTCATCAATGAGAAAAGTGGAACTAGCCGTGACTCAAAGGGTCAACTTACTTCAGAG GCTGGGCTTGTGGCAAGTTTGGAATCTCTAGTCAAAGATTTCCACAATGCCGCAGATGACAAGCGGAAGGAAGCCCTCTCTAAACTGGAAGAGGAGGCTGCAAAGCTCAGTGGTTCTGCTGCCAA GCATGGAAAGATATATGTGAACATTGCAAAGAAGATTGTGCAGAAAGGCTCCGACTATACGAAGAAGGAAACTGAGAGGCTTCATCGCATATTGGAGAAG TCCTCCATCAGTCCTTCCAAAGCTGATGAATTTGCCATCAAGAAGAACATTCTCTCGATCTTCTCCTCTTAG